A window from Micromonospora terminaliae encodes these proteins:
- a CDS encoding MFS transporter codes for MSGRLLPAPGPARTLALAQLANSVGDGAFLVTSALYFTQVVGLSPGQVGLGLSAGWAVGLLAGVPAGHAADRRDARRVAVGLAAATALAVAAFLLVRGAAWFVLVACLYAGCQTALAAVRQALLARLVEPDRRTGVRARLQSVANAGLGLGAALGGLALWAHTAGAYRSVLLLDAAAFLTTAVLLRRLPAGSGPAVRPAAGGGRLAVLRDRRYALLTALNAVLMLYLPLLSLVLPLWVARRTAAPAWVAAALLVVNTVAVMLAQVRVARRVTDPAGAVRALRRAGAAMVVACALFALSATAAGAWPAAALLLLGAGAQVYAEMAHGAGAWQLSFDLAPADRHGLYQGFFGVGVPLARMLGPVLLTWLIVDGGGPGWLAFAALYAAAAAGIGPAVRGAGRPSPVPVAG; via the coding sequence GTGTCCGGCCGCCTGCTGCCCGCGCCCGGCCCGGCGCGCACGCTCGCCCTCGCGCAGCTCGCCAACTCGGTCGGGGACGGCGCCTTCCTCGTCACCTCGGCGCTCTACTTCACGCAGGTGGTGGGCCTGTCACCCGGCCAGGTCGGGCTCGGCCTGTCCGCCGGCTGGGCGGTGGGCCTGCTGGCCGGCGTGCCGGCCGGGCACGCCGCCGACCGGCGGGACGCGCGCCGGGTCGCCGTCGGGCTGGCCGCCGCCACGGCGCTGGCCGTCGCCGCCTTCCTGCTCGTTCGCGGGGCGGCCTGGTTCGTGCTGGTGGCCTGCCTCTACGCCGGCTGCCAGACCGCGCTGGCGGCGGTGCGGCAGGCGCTCCTGGCGCGGCTGGTCGAGCCGGACCGCCGGACCGGGGTGCGGGCACGCCTGCAGTCGGTGGCGAACGCCGGCCTCGGCCTGGGCGCGGCGCTCGGCGGACTGGCGCTCTGGGCGCACACCGCCGGGGCGTACCGGTCGGTGCTCCTGCTCGACGCGGCGGCCTTCCTGACCACGGCCGTGCTGCTGCGGCGCCTTCCCGCAGGAAGCGGCCCGGCGGTGCGGCCCGCGGCGGGCGGCGGTCGTCTCGCGGTGCTCCGGGACCGGCGCTACGCGCTGCTCACCGCCCTGAACGCGGTCCTCATGCTGTACCTGCCGCTGCTCAGCCTGGTCCTGCCGCTCTGGGTGGCCCGGCGTACCGCGGCGCCCGCCTGGGTGGCCGCGGCGCTCCTGGTCGTCAACACGGTCGCGGTGATGCTCGCCCAGGTGCGGGTGGCCCGGCGGGTGACCGACCCGGCCGGCGCGGTGCGCGCGCTGCGCCGGGCCGGCGCGGCCATGGTCGTGGCCTGCGCGCTGTTCGCGTTGTCGGCCACCGCCGCCGGGGCCTGGCCGGCGGCCGCGCTCCTGCTGCTGGGCGCCGGCGCCCAGGTGTACGCCGAGATGGCGCACGGCGCCGGTGCCTGGCAGCTCAGCTTCGACCTGGCGCCGGCCGACCGGCACGGCCTCTACCAGGGTTTCTTCGGCGTCGGGGTGCCGCTGGCCCGGATGCTCGGCCCGGTGCTGCTGACCTGGCTGATCGTCGACGGGGGCGGACCGGGCTGGCTGGCCTTCGCCGCCCTCTACGCGGCCGCGGCGGCCGGCATCGGCCCGGCCGTGCGCGGCGCGGGGCGCCCGTCCCCGGTGCCGGTGGCCGGCTGA